One Thermoanaerobacter pseudethanolicus ATCC 33223 DNA window includes the following coding sequences:
- a CDS encoding transglutaminase domain-containing protein, producing the protein MRKSAFLLVIIAVILFLMFFSFNFTNLIPTFNEGRISFEQNPVVKNIQEFILNSLKYIETVIGNRIILDNGRLIIDFRTKTGVLELPSSKESVGTDSSSFANLPSVNSEKDLYLLIKNTLHKNEEEITFIAKSSFCDSMGSSCSSEDIITSMSDVVKLVLSHHPEIGYTDKWTVSVVSYNNDVNKVTIKFDYFYPKDKLEKIKEEVNIKAKEIISKIITPNMTELQKAKAIHDYIVKHTKYDYKNYLNNTIPLESFTAYGVLIKGVGVCQGYTAAFNLLAHMAGIDSLGVSGTGFYNGKAMPHAWNMVRIDGKIRYIDVTWDDPVPDRGNKVMYTYFNVTEKQLEKDHKWDKEKFSEKYFDYK; encoded by the coding sequence ATGCGCAAAAGTGCATTTTTGTTAGTTATAATTGCTGTAATATTGTTTTTGATGTTTTTTTCCTTTAATTTTACAAACTTAATACCTACATTTAATGAAGGAAGAATTTCTTTTGAGCAAAATCCAGTTGTTAAAAATATACAAGAATTTATACTTAACTCTCTAAAATATATTGAAACAGTAATTGGAAATAGAATAATATTGGATAATGGACGCTTAATAATTGATTTTAGGACTAAGACAGGAGTTCTTGAATTACCCTCTTCAAAAGAGTCTGTGGGAACTGATTCTTCTTCTTTTGCTAATTTGCCTTCTGTTAATAGTGAAAAGGATTTGTATCTTTTAATAAAGAACACTCTTCACAAGAATGAAGAAGAGATAACGTTTATTGCTAAATCCTCTTTTTGCGATTCAATGGGAAGTAGCTGTTCAAGTGAAGACATTATAACAAGTATGTCGGATGTTGTGAAATTGGTATTATCTCACCATCCTGAAATTGGATATACTGATAAATGGACTGTGTCTGTAGTTAGCTACAATAATGATGTAAATAAGGTAACCATAAAGTTTGATTACTTTTATCCAAAAGATAAATTGGAAAAAATAAAAGAAGAAGTAAACATAAAAGCTAAAGAAATAATTAGCAAAATAATAACTCCAAATATGACTGAATTACAAAAAGCTAAAGCTATTCACGATTATATAGTTAAACACACTAAATATGATTATAAGAACTATCTAAACAATACTATACCATTAGAATCTTTTACTGCTTACGGAGTTTTAATAAAAGGAGTGGGAGTGTGTCAAGGATATACTGCAGCTTTTAATTTATTAGCTCATATGGCTGGAATAGATAGTCTTGGAGTGTCAGGTACTGGTTTTTACAATGGCAAAGCCATGCCACATGCTTGGAACATGGTAAGAATCGATGGTAAAATTCGTTATATAGATGTTACTTGGGATGACCCTGTGCCTGATAGGGGGAATAAAGTAATGTATACTTATTTTAATGTAACTGAAAAACAATTAGAAAAGGACCATAAGTGGGATAAAGAAAAATTTTCGGAGAAATATTTTGATTATAAGTAA
- a CDS encoding acyl-CoA mutase large subunit family protein, with protein sequence MYHNKEFLKKLEEEKKRWESTTVEKVISKAPERYEKFYTGSNLEVDRLYTPLDAQENDYIKDLGFPGEYPFTRGIQPTMYRGRLWTMRQYAGFGTAEESNERYKFLLSQGQTGLSVAFDLPTQIGYDSDHPMAQGEVGKVGVAIDSLKDMEILFDGIPLDQVSTSMTINAPAAILLAMYIAVAEKQGVSPEKLSGTIQNDILKEYVARGTYIFPPEPSMRLITDIFEFCSRNVPKWNTISISGYHIREAGATAVQEVAFTLANGIAYVEAAIKAGLDVDDFAPRLSFFFNAHNDLLEEVAKFRAARRLWAKIMKERFKAKNPRSMMLRFHTQTAGSTLTAQQPDNNIVRVAIQALAAVLGGTQSLHTNSRDEALALPTEESVRIALRTQQIIAYESGVTETVDPLAGSYYVEHLTNLIEQKAMEYIQKIDELGGAPKAIEKGYIQQEIQDSAYRYQQEIESGRRIVVGVNKFQIEEEPPKNLLKVNPEVEKIQRKKLEVLRATRDNIAVKSALEELSCKAKTSENLMPSIINCVKVYATLGEISDTLRGVFGEYKPTVTF encoded by the coding sequence ATGTACCATAACAAGGAGTTCCTTAAAAAACTCGAAGAGGAAAAGAAAAGATGGGAAAGCACTACCGTAGAAAAAGTCATAAGTAAGGCCCCCGAGAGGTATGAAAAATTCTATACAGGTTCCAACTTAGAAGTAGACCGCCTGTATACACCGTTGGATGCACAGGAAAACGACTACATAAAAGACTTAGGGTTTCCCGGCGAATACCCATTTACCAGAGGAATCCAGCCTACCATGTACCGTGGTCGCTTGTGGACCATGAGACAGTATGCAGGTTTTGGCACAGCAGAGGAATCCAACGAGAGATATAAGTTTTTGTTATCCCAGGGACAGACGGGCCTGAGTGTGGCTTTCGACCTGCCCACCCAGATAGGCTACGATTCCGACCACCCCATGGCTCAAGGTGAGGTGGGCAAAGTAGGTGTGGCCATCGACTCGCTGAAAGACATGGAGATACTGTTTGACGGCATACCCCTGGACCAAGTCAGCACTTCAATGACCATAAATGCTCCTGCCGCGATACTTCTTGCCATGTATATAGCTGTAGCAGAAAAACAGGGAGTCAGCCCGGAGAAACTTTCCGGTACCATCCAGAACGACATACTGAAAGAATATGTGGCCAGGGGTACCTATATATTTCCACCTGAACCTTCTATGAGACTCATAACTGACATTTTTGAATTCTGTTCCAGGAACGTGCCCAAGTGGAACACCATAAGCATAAGCGGCTACCACATAAGAGAAGCTGGAGCCACGGCGGTACAGGAAGTGGCCTTCACGTTGGCCAACGGCATAGCGTACGTAGAAGCTGCTATAAAGGCAGGGCTTGACGTCGATGACTTTGCTCCGAGACTTTCCTTTTTCTTCAATGCCCATAATGACCTTCTGGAAGAAGTCGCTAAATTCAGGGCCGCGAGGAGACTATGGGCGAAAATAATGAAAGAACGTTTCAAAGCTAAAAACCCAAGGTCTATGATGCTGCGCTTCCATACCCAAACTGCTGGCTCTACTCTAACTGCCCAGCAGCCCGACAACAACATAGTAAGAGTAGCCATCCAGGCCCTGGCGGCAGTGTTAGGAGGCACTCAATCGCTGCACACCAACTCAAGGGACGAAGCCTTGGCTTTGCCTACCGAAGAATCTGTGAGAATAGCCCTGAGGACCCAGCAGATAATAGCCTACGAAAGCGGAGTGACAGAGACCGTAGACCCGCTGGCTGGCTCTTACTACGTAGAACACCTGACAAACCTCATAGAACAAAAGGCCATGGAATATATACAAAAAATAGATGAACTAGGGGGTGCTCCGAAGGCCATAGAAAAAGGCTACATCCAGCAGGAAATCCAAGACAGTGCCTACAGATACCAGCAGGAAATTGAATCAGGTCGCAGGATAGTAGTGGGAGTAAACAAATTCCAGATAGAAGAAGAACCGCCCAAGAACCTTTTAAAAGTGAATCCCGAAGTAGAAAAAATCCAGAGGAAGAAACTGGAAGTACTGAGGGCTACGCGGGACAACATAGCCGTCAAAAGCGCTCTGGAAGAACTTTCCTGTAAGGCGAAAACCAGTGAAAACCTCATGCCGAGCATAATAAACTGCGTAAAGGTGTATGCTACCCTAGGTGAAATAAGTGACACCCTGCGAGGGGTATTTGGTGAATACAAGCCCACTGTAACCTTTTAG
- a CDS encoding cobalamin B12-binding domain-containing protein has translation MEQTKKIRVLIAKPGLDGHDRGAKVIARGLRDAGMEVIYTGLRQTPEQIVEAAIQEDVDVIGLSILSGAHNVLFPRVMELLKQKGAEDILVIGGGVIPHEDIPYLKECGIAEIFTPGTSISEIVEFIKNNVKKRGEV, from the coding sequence ATGGAACAAACAAAGAAGATAAGAGTATTAATAGCAAAACCAGGTCTTGACGGCCATGACAGGGGAGCAAAAGTAATAGCCAGGGGTTTGAGGGATGCAGGGATGGAAGTAATTTATACTGGCCTTCGGCAGACTCCCGAACAGATAGTCGAGGCTGCCATACAGGAAGATGTGGACGTAATTGGGCTTTCGATACTGTCCGGAGCCCATAATGTGCTCTTTCCCAGGGTAATGGAACTTTTAAAACAAAAAGGAGCCGAGGATATCCTAGTGATTGGAGGAGGCGTGATACCCCACGAAGACATACCCTACCTGAAAGAGTGCGGCATAGCCGAGATATTTACCCCTGGAACCTCGATATCCGAGATAGTGGAGTTTATCAAAAATAACGTCAAAAAACGGGGAGAGGTGTGA
- the meaB gene encoding methylmalonyl Co-A mutase-associated GTPase MeaB codes for MDLADRVLKKDKRAVARLITLIERESPEATEALKQLYKYTGNSFVIGITGPPGAGKSSLVNELAKKIRAKGKTVGIIAVDPTSPFTGGALLGDRIRMQDLTLDDGIFIRSMGSRGSLGGIAKAAYDAVKVLDAFGMDYIIIETVGVGQSEIDIVKLADTVVLVLVPGLGDDVQAIKAGIMEIADIFAVNKSDREGADRLVTEIEMMLDLSQKQFDFRPPVVKTVAVTGEGIDTLERRIREHLDYLSKNGILEQKRRAKVREEFMELLKDHITRLILQKNSPKIDMLLQDISKKAVDPYTALDILTREIL; via the coding sequence TTGGACCTGGCCGACAGAGTACTAAAAAAGGACAAAAGAGCCGTAGCAAGGCTCATAACCCTCATCGAGCGCGAAAGCCCGGAAGCCACAGAGGCTTTGAAACAACTTTATAAGTACACCGGAAATTCCTTTGTCATAGGCATTACCGGACCGCCCGGGGCCGGCAAGAGCAGCCTTGTAAACGAGCTTGCCAAAAAAATCCGGGCGAAGGGCAAAACGGTGGGGATAATAGCCGTCGACCCCACCAGCCCCTTCACCGGCGGCGCTTTACTGGGCGACAGGATAAGGATGCAGGATTTAACGCTAGACGATGGCATTTTCATCAGAAGCATGGGCAGCCGTGGCTCCCTGGGCGGCATTGCTAAAGCCGCTTACGATGCGGTAAAAGTACTGGATGCTTTTGGCATGGATTACATCATAATCGAAACCGTGGGTGTAGGCCAGTCGGAGATAGACATAGTGAAACTGGCGGATACGGTTGTGCTTGTACTGGTCCCCGGCCTTGGCGACGACGTGCAGGCCATTAAAGCCGGTATAATGGAAATAGCCGATATATTTGCCGTGAACAAATCCGACAGGGAAGGAGCGGATAGATTAGTTACCGAAATCGAAATGATGCTGGACCTTTCACAGAAACAGTTCGACTTTAGACCTCCAGTTGTCAAAACCGTTGCCGTTACCGGTGAAGGCATCGATACCCTGGAACGCAGGATAAGGGAACACCTGGACTACCTTAGCAAAAATGGAATCCTGGAACAGAAGAGAAGAGCCAAAGTAAGGGAAGAGTTCATGGAATTATTGAAAGACCATATCACCAGACTGATACTCCAAAAGAACTCACCCAAAATAGACATGCTGTTACAGGATATATCCAAGAAGGCGGTTGATCCGTATACGGCCCTTGATATTCTTACAAGAGAAATCCTTTAG
- the mce gene encoding methylmalonyl-CoA epimerase codes for MNILKIDHIGIAVNSIEEASKIYTELLGLEMHGVEEVAEQKVKVAFIPVGESEVELLESTDPEGPIARFIEKNGEGVQHIAFRVEDIEKALEELKQKGVRLIDEKPRYGAGGAKIAFIHPKATKGVLIELCER; via the coding sequence ATGAATATCCTGAAAATAGACCACATAGGCATAGCCGTGAACAGCATAGAAGAGGCATCCAAAATATACACAGAACTTCTGGGACTTGAGATGCACGGTGTGGAGGAAGTGGCGGAGCAGAAAGTAAAAGTGGCCTTCATACCGGTTGGGGAAAGCGAAGTGGAACTTTTAGAATCCACCGATCCCGAAGGCCCCATCGCACGGTTCATAGAAAAAAATGGTGAGGGTGTACAGCACATAGCCTTCCGGGTGGAGGACATCGAAAAAGCTCTAGAAGAACTCAAGCAAAAGGGTGTAAGGCTCATCGACGAAAAACCAAGGTATGGTGCCGGGGGTGCAAAAATCGCCTTCATCCACCCCAAAGCCACAAAAGGCGTTCTCATAGAATTATGCGAGAGATAA
- a CDS encoding OadG family transporter subunit has translation MIEALSTTVLGFGITLIFLYLLSLILDLMRVVFYKKDKKEPKILPSREQEKTKFQEDETEEDEGELIAVITSAILACSQKPADEIKIRLIRRINQRTPIWAMESRLNLMKHQQHLRSLR, from the coding sequence ATGATAGAAGCATTAAGTACCACTGTTTTAGGCTTTGGAATAACCCTCATCTTCCTTTACCTGCTGTCCCTCATTCTTGACCTTATGAGGGTTGTATTCTACAAGAAGGACAAAAAAGAGCCCAAAATACTGCCGTCACGGGAACAGGAAAAAACAAAGTTCCAGGAAGATGAAACCGAAGAAGATGAAGGGGAACTTATAGCCGTAATAACATCCGCCATTTTAGCATGCTCCCAGAAACCTGCTGACGAGATAAAAATAAGGCTTATCAGGAGAATTAATCAAAGGACCCCTATCTGGGCCATGGAATCAAGGCTTAATCTAATGAAACACCAACAACACTTAAGAAGCCTCCGCTGA
- a CDS encoding sodium ion-translocating decarboxylase subunit beta — MFEAIINFLKTTGYFNVTLSQLIMIIIAFVLMYLAIVKKYEPLLLVPISFGMLLANIPEAGLMEEGGFLYWIYQGVKLGIYPPLIFMGVGAMTDFGPLISNPKSLLLGAAAQLGIFITFLGARLLGFDAKEASSIGIIGGADGPTAIFVTSKLAPHLLGAVAVAAYSYMALVPIIQPSIMRLLTTKKERTVVMEQLRPVSKTEKIIFPIIITVLASFLVPPATPLIGSLMLGNLFRESGVVDRLSKAVQNELMNILTIFIGLSVGATASGDNFLRLETIEIIILGLIAFAGGTAGGVLFGKLMYLLSGGKVNPLIGSAGVSAVPMAARMSQKVAQEEMPGNFVLMHAMGPNVAGVIGSAIAAGVLLSLYGG; from the coding sequence TTGTTCGAGGCAATAATAAACTTTCTAAAAACTACTGGCTACTTTAATGTAACGCTATCCCAGCTCATAATGATAATCATAGCCTTTGTACTCATGTATCTTGCAATAGTAAAAAAATATGAGCCGCTGCTTTTAGTGCCCATAAGCTTTGGCATGCTTTTAGCCAACATACCTGAAGCCGGCCTAATGGAGGAGGGGGGATTTTTATACTGGATATACCAGGGAGTAAAACTCGGCATATACCCGCCTCTTATATTCATGGGGGTTGGGGCTATGACCGACTTTGGTCCCTTAATATCAAACCCCAAGAGCCTCCTTTTGGGAGCTGCCGCCCAGCTCGGTATATTCATCACATTCCTTGGAGCAAGACTTTTGGGGTTTGATGCAAAAGAAGCCTCCTCCATAGGCATAATAGGCGGGGCTGATGGTCCCACGGCCATATTTGTGACAAGCAAGCTTGCCCCTCATCTTCTGGGAGCCGTGGCGGTAGCCGCCTACTCCTACATGGCTCTAGTACCTATAATCCAGCCCTCTATAATGCGCCTTCTGACCACCAAAAAAGAGCGCACTGTAGTAATGGAACAATTAAGGCCCGTATCAAAGACCGAAAAAATAATATTCCCGATAATAATTACGGTACTGGCGAGCTTTTTAGTGCCCCCTGCCACGCCGCTCATCGGCTCCCTCATGTTGGGCAATCTCTTCAGAGAATCCGGCGTAGTAGACAGGCTTTCCAAGGCTGTCCAAAACGAATTGATGAACATACTAACCATATTCATAGGGCTGAGCGTAGGGGCTACAGCCAGTGGAGACAATTTCCTGAGGCTCGAGACCATAGAGATAATAATTCTAGGGTTGATAGCCTTTGCAGGCGGTACTGCTGGGGGAGTGCTTTTTGGCAAGCTGATGTATCTGCTCTCTGGTGGAAAGGTAAACCCTTTGATAGGCTCTGCCGGAGTGTCGGCGGTACCCATGGCTGCTCGTATGTCCCAGAAAGTGGCTCAGGAAGAGATGCCTGGTAACTTCGTACTGATGCACGCCATGGGTCCCAACGTGGCAGGAGTCATAGGCTCTGCCATCGCCGCAGGCGTGTTGCTTTCACTGTATGGTGGATAG
- a CDS encoding sigma factor regulator N-terminal domain-containing protein produces MGSDLNKPISDISFDEKAFLRKARFKSILRIIIISLIIAIGVFVLTFIIPEMMLQNQENRIDSFYPDIVKFTEPNTFAISGESYNVRLFGRQKEYYLLRLIGNKPYPAGIVTVDFDIWGGEQFQGNKSFCVVETDHIIPYSEISTVIPEGTKEYLAPYAVPKLKFYNPVVKYDKVIREFDVLKNIPNDNLVEMALSFYRPLTFIEIKTIIPEDLKLMWGAVLVFEENDYKEKNYLAERLVGNPYIDSHDGEKEFLKQLEQLSNLQSYSSTNLKRTVNFLKEKGIKYYGVVVVGHPESLQKLSSNSIIRGAVLGIVTTPY; encoded by the coding sequence ATGGGATCAGATTTAAATAAGCCAATAAGCGATATATCTTTTGACGAAAAAGCTTTTTTGCGCAAAGCTCGTTTTAAAAGCATACTTCGCATAATAATAATTTCTTTAATTATCGCCATAGGTGTTTTTGTATTAACCTTCATAATTCCCGAAATGATGCTGCAGAATCAAGAAAACCGCATAGATAGCTTTTATCCGGATATTGTTAAATTTACAGAACCTAATACCTTCGCAATTTCAGGAGAAAGTTATAATGTCAGGCTATTCGGGCGGCAAAAAGAATATTATCTTTTAAGGTTAATAGGAAATAAGCCTTATCCTGCCGGAATAGTCACAGTTGATTTTGATATCTGGGGAGGAGAGCAATTTCAAGGAAACAAATCTTTTTGTGTTGTCGAAACTGACCACATAATCCCCTATTCCGAAATCTCCACAGTCATACCAGAAGGTACAAAAGAATACCTTGCTCCTTATGCCGTGCCAAAATTAAAATTTTACAATCCCGTAGTAAAATACGATAAAGTTATAAGAGAGTTTGATGTATTAAAAAATATACCTAACGATAATCTCGTTGAAATGGCTTTATCTTTTTACAGGCCTTTAACCTTTATCGAAATTAAAACTATTATACCTGAGGATTTAAAGCTAATGTGGGGTGCTGTTTTGGTTTTTGAAGAAAACGACTATAAAGAAAAAAACTATCTTGCAGAAAGATTGGTGGGAAACCCCTATATTGACAGCCATGATGGCGAAAAAGAATTTTTAAAACAGCTGGAACAACTCAGTAATTTGCAAAGTTATTCTTCGACAAATCTAAAAAGAACAGTAAATTTTTTAAAGGAAAAAGGCATAAAATACTACGGAGTTGTAGTGGTGGGACATCCTGAATCCTTACAAAAGTTGTCCTCTAATTCAATTATAAGGGGAGCAGTTTTAGGTATAGTTACAACTCCTTATTAA
- a CDS encoding RNA polymerase sigma factor, with protein MWQDLYKAAFYYLLKLGVPQADAEDIAQEALLSTYLNLDGIQEGKLKAYVLTAARNKYTDYLRKTKKDMTVSIIDVFPQSTFSEFQQIENKEVIKKAVNRLTLNEQKLFYLKFILEMSNEEISSYLKTNSNTEKTMVWRLRKKLKEYLKEEEKS; from the coding sequence ATGTGGCAGGATTTGTACAAAGCTGCATTCTATTATTTACTTAAATTGGGTGTACCACAGGCTGATGCTGAAGACATAGCCCAAGAAGCTCTGCTTTCCACATACTTGAATTTAGACGGCATTCAAGAGGGAAAATTAAAAGCTTATGTTTTGACTGCGGCGCGAAACAAATACACTGATTATCTGCGCAAAACCAAAAAAGATATGACAGTTTCTATTATAGATGTCTTTCCTCAAAGTACCTTTTCAGAGTTTCAACAGATTGAAAATAAAGAAGTAATAAAAAAAGCAGTTAATAGGCTTACTCTCAATGAGCAAAAGCTCTTTTACCTTAAATTCATATTAGAAATGTCAAATGAAGAAATTTCCTCTTACTTAAAAACCAATTCCAATACAGAAAAGACAATGGTATGGAGACTAAGAAAAAAATTAAAAGAATATTTAAAAGAGGAGGAGAAAAGTTAA
- a CDS encoding nitroreductase family protein, producing the protein MKECQKLITERRSITFFDPTKEISDDFIKEVLEVAATAPSANNLQPWEVIVVKDKEKKKILKEICFNQQKVEDASAVIVLIANPKAAFEHIDRVLDSSIELGYIPKERRESAKERVLEVWKDMEQAKRKSIRDTALFAMNIMIVARVYGLETHPMDGFNEEKMKEFLGIDAEKIVPMIIAIGYKDPSKELLPRAYRFKFEEFGEIV; encoded by the coding sequence ATGAAAGAATGCCAGAAACTTATAACAGAGAGAAGGTCTATTACATTTTTTGACCCTACAAAAGAAATATCTGATGACTTTATAAAAGAAGTCCTTGAGGTAGCTGCTACAGCGCCTTCAGCTAATAATCTTCAGCCTTGGGAGGTCATAGTTGTAAAGGACAAAGAAAAAAAGAAAATTCTCAAAGAAATCTGTTTTAACCAACAAAAAGTGGAAGATGCATCGGCTGTAATTGTCTTAATAGCAAATCCAAAAGCAGCTTTTGAGCATATAGACAGAGTTTTAGACAGTTCTATAGAACTGGGGTATATTCCAAAAGAAAGGAGAGAATCAGCAAAAGAAAGGGTCCTTGAAGTGTGGAAAGATATGGAGCAAGCTAAAAGAAAGTCCATAAGAGATACTGCGCTTTTTGCAATGAATATAATGATAGTTGCAAGAGTTTATGGCCTTGAAACTCATCCTATGGATGGTTTTAACGAGGAAAAGATGAAGGAATTTTTAGGAATAGATGCGGAAAAAATAGTTCCCATGATAATAGCGATAGGTTACAAGGACCCGAGTAAAGAGTTACTGCCAAGAGCCTATAGATTTAAATTTGAAGAATTTGGGGAGATAGTTTGA
- a CDS encoding sulfite exporter TauE/SafE family protein — MKNYILILMASILAGATNSIAGGGTLITFPALVWVGINPLAANMTNTVALWTGSVTGAWGFKERLSQTKELLKFLTLPSLLGGILGAYLLMITPHKVFNFVVPFLVLFATVILALNDRINKFNLDSEEGREKKSLVFVFILQFLTSLYGGYFAAGIGILMLATLGIAGITDIHTANGIKNVLSLFINITSGLVLLFSGKVVWPFAIILMIGFALGGYLGAKISQKFDSKKVKSFVILWGIILAIVFWIRGV, encoded by the coding sequence ATGAAAAATTACATATTGATTTTAATGGCATCTATCCTAGCAGGAGCCACTAATTCCATAGCAGGAGGAGGTACTTTAATAACTTTTCCTGCCCTTGTATGGGTGGGCATTAATCCGTTAGCTGCCAATATGACAAATACAGTAGCTTTATGGACAGGATCTGTCACAGGGGCATGGGGATTTAAAGAAAGACTTTCTCAAACAAAGGAGCTTTTAAAATTTTTGACATTGCCTTCTTTACTTGGAGGTATCTTAGGAGCTTATCTTCTTATGATAACTCCTCACAAGGTCTTTAATTTTGTTGTACCTTTTTTAGTTTTATTTGCAACTGTAATTTTAGCATTAAATGATAGAATAAATAAGTTTAATTTAGATAGTGAGGAAGGTAGAGAGAAAAAATCGTTAGTATTTGTGTTTATACTTCAATTTCTTACTTCTCTTTATGGTGGATATTTTGCAGCAGGAATTGGCATTTTAATGCTTGCCACTTTAGGCATAGCAGGTATTACTGATATACACACAGCAAATGGTATAAAAAATGTTCTTTCACTTTTTATAAATATCACCTCCGGTTTAGTTTTACTTTTTAGTGGAAAAGTAGTATGGCCTTTTGCTATTATTCTCATGATAGGATTTGCTTTAGGAGGATATTTGGGAGCTAAGATATCACAAAAGTTTGATAGCAAAAAAGTAAAAAGCTTTGTAATTTTATGGGGAATTATATTGGCAATAGTGTTTTGGATTAGAGGAGTATAG
- the mscL gene encoding large conductance mechanosensitive channel protein MscL — MLKGFKEFIMRGNVLDLAVAVIIGSTFNKVVNSLVVDVLTPLIGAIFGAPDFSAIKLGPIAIGNFLNAVVNFVIVAAAIYFFIVAPMNAIKRRKPKEKEQTPPEPSEEVKILREILEVLKEK; from the coding sequence ATGTTAAAAGGGTTTAAAGAATTCATTATGCGTGGAAATGTTTTGGATTTAGCAGTAGCTGTAATAATAGGTTCAACCTTTAACAAAGTAGTAAATTCTTTAGTAGTAGATGTTTTAACTCCATTGATTGGAGCCATATTCGGTGCTCCAGATTTTTCTGCTATTAAATTAGGTCCAATAGCCATAGGCAATTTTCTTAACGCTGTTGTTAACTTTGTTATTGTTGCTGCAGCCATTTATTTTTTCATAGTAGCTCCTATGAATGCCATTAAGCGACGTAAACCAAAAGAAAAAGAACAAACACCACCTGAACCATCAGAAGAGGTAAAAATTTTAAGAGAAATATTAGAGGTATTAAAGGAAAAGTAA
- a CDS encoding IS110 family transposase — MDLVYSHVCGLDVHKKNVVACIITPEGKEIRTFSTMTDDLIALKEFIKAKGCSVVAMESTGSYWKPIYNLLELESIKILLVNAKHIKNVPGRKTDVKDAEWIASLLQHGLLQGSFVPDREQRELRELVRYRKSLIEEKSRELNRIQKVLEGANIKLSSVVSDINGASSRSILEAIINGEENPETLAELSQGKLKNKMDELKRALKGLINHHQRMLLEIQLRHIDYLDEEIAKLDEEIKNRMLPFEKDLALLDTIPGVGRRTAEQIIAEIGTNMEQFPSAAHLCSWAGLCPGHNESAGKQKSARTRKGNQKLRSSLIEAARAASRAKDTYLSSQYHRIAARRGANRAAVAVAHSILIIVYHILKQKQPYIELGPTYYEEKKRNMIIRQSLKKLESLGLKVTVESAVS; from the coding sequence ATGGATTTAGTTTATTCTCATGTTTGCGGATTAGATGTCCATAAAAAGAATGTCGTAGCTTGTATAATAACACCAGAAGGTAAAGAAATCCGCACTTTTTCAACTATGACCGATGACCTTATTGCATTAAAAGAATTTATTAAAGCTAAAGGTTGTTCTGTTGTTGCTATGGAAAGTACCGGCTCTTATTGGAAACCTATTTACAATCTACTTGAGCTTGAGAGCATTAAAATCCTACTCGTCAATGCTAAGCATATTAAAAATGTCCCTGGTAGAAAAACCGATGTAAAAGATGCTGAGTGGATAGCAAGTCTCTTACAACATGGCCTTTTGCAAGGCAGCTTTGTGCCAGATCGTGAACAAAGAGAACTTCGCGAGCTTGTACGCTATAGAAAAAGCCTCATTGAAGAAAAATCAAGAGAACTTAATCGCATACAAAAGGTTTTAGAAGGAGCTAATATCAAACTGTCTTCGGTAGTCTCTGATATCAACGGGGCATCCAGTCGTTCTATACTTGAGGCTATTATAAATGGTGAAGAAAATCCCGAAACCCTGGCTGAGCTTTCTCAAGGCAAGCTAAAAAATAAAATGGATGAACTAAAACGCGCTTTAAAAGGCTTGATCAATCATCACCAAAGGATGCTTCTGGAAATACAGCTTAGACATATTGATTACCTTGATGAAGAAATAGCAAAATTAGACGAAGAAATTAAAAATCGAATGCTCCCTTTTGAAAAAGACCTGGCACTGCTGGATACAATCCCTGGAGTCGGAAGAAGAACTGCAGAACAAATAATAGCCGAAATCGGCACGAATATGGAACAGTTCCCCTCTGCTGCCCATTTGTGTTCTTGGGCAGGGTTGTGTCCAGGTCATAATGAAAGTGCTGGTAAACAAAAGTCTGCAAGAACTCGAAAAGGTAACCAAAAATTGCGAAGCTCTCTTATTGAAGCTGCCAGAGCTGCCTCAAGGGCAAAAGATACTTATCTCTCAAGTCAGTACCACCGCATCGCTGCTCGAAGAGGAGCAAACCGTGCAGCAGTTGCAGTGGCACATAGCATTTTAATTATAGTTTATCATATTCTCAAGCAAAAGCAACCATATATTGAATTAGGTCCTACTTATTATGAAGAGAAAAAGCGTAATATGATTATTCGTCAATCTTTAAAAAAGCTAGAGTCTTTAGGCCTTAAGGTCACGGTCGAATCTGCAGTGTCTTAA